In one Pseudomonas hydrolytica genomic region, the following are encoded:
- a CDS encoding PP2C family protein-serine/threonine phosphatase — protein MSQPSPVSVVFAAQSVAGQVRTHNEDALICRPDLGLWALADGMGGHERGEVASALALDVLVEALLSGAQLVAAVQAAHEAIVAAAQPGVGEAGMGSTLVAARLDGDEFELAWVGDSRAYRIGSEHIEQLSHDHSWVQAMVDAGQMSAEEAREHPRRNLILQCLGQAGQAPEVGLLRARLAPDELLLLCSDGLTGELDDAAIQRCCAEAATLEAMVEQLVGLANSHGGRDNISCIVLGLGPNASPREAPAPGLLRKLFKSLQP, from the coding sequence GTGTCCCAGCCTTCCCCTGTCTCCGTGGTCTTCGCCGCGCAAAGCGTGGCTGGCCAGGTACGCACGCACAACGAGGACGCCCTGATCTGCCGTCCCGACCTTGGCCTGTGGGCCCTGGCCGATGGCATGGGCGGGCACGAGCGCGGCGAGGTGGCCAGTGCCCTGGCGCTGGATGTGCTGGTCGAGGCGTTGCTCAGCGGTGCGCAACTGGTGGCCGCGGTGCAGGCCGCACACGAGGCGATCGTGGCAGCGGCGCAGCCCGGCGTCGGCGAGGCCGGCATGGGCAGCACCCTGGTTGCCGCGCGCCTGGACGGCGACGAGTTCGAGCTGGCCTGGGTCGGCGACAGCCGCGCCTACCGCATCGGCAGCGAGCATATCGAGCAGCTCAGTCACGATCACAGCTGGGTCCAGGCCATGGTCGACGCCGGCCAGATGAGCGCCGAGGAGGCCCGCGAGCACCCGCGGCGTAACCTCATTCTGCAGTGCCTCGGGCAGGCCGGGCAGGCGCCCGAGGTGGGCCTGCTGCGCGCCCGGCTGGCACCGGACGAACTGCTCTTGCTGTGCAGCGACGGGCTGACTGGCGAACTGGACGACGCCGCCATTCAGCGCTGCTGCGCCGAAGCGGCCACCCTGGAGGCGATGGTCGAGCAACTGGTGGGGCTGGCCAACAGCCATGGCGGCAGAGACAATATCAGCTGCATCGTCCTGGGCCTCGGCCCGAACGCCTCGCCCCGCGAGGCGCCGGCCCCCGGCCTGCTGCGCAAGTTGTTCAAATCCCTTCAACCCTGA
- a CDS encoding GNAT family N-acetyltransferase, which translates to MTAPHFRRLPPPLRPLADKFYRSHRSPMRSQAGDELWVAQRGSEIIAALSLRPVADGQWLTGLFVAPGQRGQGLAAGLLRCSLAEHPESVWLFCHPDLGPFYRRLGFDDCPSLPQTLAERLARYQRSKSLIALRAH; encoded by the coding sequence ATGACCGCCCCGCACTTTCGCCGCCTTCCTCCGCCGCTGCGACCTCTGGCCGACAAGTTCTACCGCAGCCATCGCTCGCCGATGCGCAGCCAGGCGGGCGACGAGCTGTGGGTGGCACAGCGTGGCAGCGAGATCATCGCCGCCCTCAGCCTGCGCCCGGTAGCGGACGGCCAGTGGCTGACCGGCCTGTTCGTCGCACCCGGGCAACGCGGTCAGGGGCTGGCTGCCGGGCTGCTGCGATGCAGCCTGGCCGAGCACCCGGAAAGCGTCTGGCTGTTCTGCCATCCCGATCTGGGCCCGTTCTATCGGCGCCTGGGCTTCGATGACTGCCCGAGCCTGCCCCAGACGCTCGCCGAGCGACTGGCCCGTTACCAGCGCAGCAAGTCGCTGATCGCCCTGCGCGCTCACTGA
- a CDS encoding GGDEF domain-containing protein, with protein MSIQTARLLKRLRNDFQLSIITLMGLFGVIGISPYAVYRLLHGNYLVGIADTIIVLSTLFAVLYAWVTRDTVKPGIYLAAVFSVGATLIAINLGVNGLFWIYPLILFNFFMVTPRKALLATALVLVSLVAHALLVPGSVFESDYQMVSFLVTCMMASVLSFIFAVRTRTQRDQLQLLAIHDPLTGARNRRAMNEELKIAMASHRRHSDSYGLLVMDLDHFKQINDRFGHHVGDQVLVAFVELIKRCSRKEDRLFRFGGEEFLLLLPNTELPGLQAAAQNLLGRVAQELKSPGGAVTVSIGGAVLHSGEHWESWLQRADESLYRAKSEGRNRAVIADGATPPANAARH; from the coding sequence ATGTCCATCCAGACCGCTCGCCTACTCAAGCGCCTGCGCAACGACTTCCAGCTGTCGATCATCACCCTGATGGGTCTGTTCGGCGTCATCGGCATCTCGCCCTATGCCGTTTACCGTCTGCTACATGGCAACTATCTGGTCGGCATTGCCGACACCATCATCGTTCTGTCCACGCTGTTCGCCGTGCTCTATGCCTGGGTCACTCGCGACACGGTCAAACCCGGTATCTACCTGGCCGCCGTGTTCTCTGTCGGTGCCACGCTGATCGCCATCAACCTGGGGGTCAACGGCCTGTTCTGGATCTATCCGCTGATTCTCTTCAACTTCTTCATGGTCACCCCGCGCAAGGCCCTGCTGGCCACCGCCCTGGTGCTGGTCAGCCTGGTCGCGCATGCCCTGCTGGTGCCCGGCAGCGTGTTCGAGAGCGACTACCAGATGGTCTCGTTCCTGGTCACCTGCATGATGGCCAGCGTGCTCAGCTTCATCTTCGCCGTGCGCACCCGCACCCAGCGCGACCAGCTGCAACTGCTGGCGATCCATGACCCGCTCACCGGCGCCCGCAACCGCCGGGCGATGAATGAAGAACTGAAGATCGCCATGGCCAGCCATCGCCGCCACAGCGACAGCTACGGCCTGCTGGTGATGGATCTGGACCATTTCAAACAGATCAATGATCGCTTCGGCCACCATGTCGGCGATCAGGTGCTGGTGGCCTTCGTCGAACTGATCAAGCGCTGCTCGCGCAAGGAGGATCGCCTGTTCCGTTTCGGCGGAGAGGAGTTTCTTCTGCTGCTACCCAATACCGAACTGCCGGGCCTGCAGGCGGCAGCACAGAATCTGCTCGGCCGGGTAGCACAGGAACTGAAAAGCCCGGGCGGCGCGGTGACGGTCTCCATCGGCGGCGCGGTGCTGCACAGCGGCGAGCACTGGGAAAGCTGGCTGCAGCGAGCCGACGAGAGCCTCTATCGCGCCAAGAGCGAGGGACGCAACCGCGCGGTGATCGCCGACGGCGCGACACCGCCGGCGAATGCCGCCAGGCACTGA
- a CDS encoding CvfB family protein has product MAVIGRMNSLQVVKHTDFGLYLDGGADGEILLPKRYIPKDTPSEVDDWLNVFIYLDSEDKLIATTLKPKIQLGEFASLKVVDINRVGLFFDWGLPKDLLLPHSEEKRPLQIGDYCVVYLYLDKRTRRLTATARLDRHLDKVPANYQVGQEVDLLVVERTDLGFKAIIDGKHWGLIHKNELFKFIRSGMREKGYIKELRADGKISLSLQPIGREAASGLAEQIIERLRAQGGVLALGDKSPPEAIAEQFRVSKGNFKKAIGGLYKQGLIHIHDDRIELLDN; this is encoded by the coding sequence ATGGCCGTTATCGGGCGGATGAATTCTTTGCAGGTGGTCAAGCACACCGACTTCGGTCTGTACCTGGACGGTGGCGCGGATGGCGAAATCCTCCTGCCCAAGCGCTACATCCCCAAGGACACGCCGAGCGAGGTCGATGACTGGCTCAACGTGTTCATCTACCTCGACAGTGAAGACAAGCTGATCGCCACCACCCTGAAACCGAAGATCCAGCTCGGCGAGTTCGCCAGCCTCAAGGTGGTGGATATCAACCGCGTCGGCCTGTTCTTCGACTGGGGCCTGCCCAAGGACCTGCTGCTGCCGCATTCCGAAGAGAAGCGCCCGCTGCAGATTGGCGACTATTGCGTGGTCTACCTGTACCTGGACAAGCGCACCCGCCGCCTTACCGCCACCGCGCGTCTGGATCGCCACCTGGACAAGGTGCCGGCCAATTATCAGGTCGGCCAGGAAGTCGATCTGCTGGTGGTCGAGCGGACCGACCTGGGCTTCAAGGCCATCATCGACGGCAAGCACTGGGGCCTGATTCACAAGAACGAACTGTTCAAGTTCATCCGCAGCGGCATGCGCGAGAAGGGCTACATCAAGGAGCTACGCGCCGACGGCAAGATCAGCCTGAGCCTGCAGCCCATCGGCCGCGAAGCTGCCAGCGGCCTGGCCGAGCAGATCATCGAACGCCTGCGCGCGCAGGGCGGCGTACTGGCATTGGGCGACAAGAGCCCGCCGGAGGCGATCGCCGAGCAGTTCCGGGTCAGCAAGGGCAACTTCAAGAAGGCCATCGGCGGCCTCTACAAGCAGGGCCTGATCCACATTCACGACGACCGTATCGAACTGCTCGACAACTGA
- a CDS encoding PQQ-dependent sugar dehydrogenase translates to MVALFGCQYSLAEDRQLSSELGPLQVHTVAEGLANPWAVAFLPDGQGYLVTERPGALRRVSAEGQLSEPLRGVPEVFAVGQGGLLDVVLSPDFAEDRLVYLSYAEAGDGAAGTAVGRGKLSADATALEDFEVIFRQQPKLSSGTHFGSRLVFDRDGHLFIALGDNNDRPTAQDLDKLQGKLVRIFPDGRIPEDNPFVSRDGARDEIWSYGHRNQQGAALNPWSGRLWTHEHGPRGGDEINIPEAGKNYGWPLATHGVNYSMLAIPEAKGKTVAGTEPPHHVWEKSPAISGMAFYDAERFPAWQNNLFIGALSSQALIRLQLDGDRIVHEERLLQPLKARVRDVRQGPDGYLYVLTDAPKGQLLRLGLASE, encoded by the coding sequence ATGGTCGCCCTGTTCGGTTGCCAGTACAGCCTCGCCGAAGACCGGCAATTGTCCTCCGAATTGGGGCCCTTACAGGTCCATACCGTCGCCGAGGGGCTGGCCAATCCCTGGGCGGTGGCGTTCCTCCCGGATGGCCAGGGTTACCTGGTGACCGAGCGCCCTGGCGCACTGCGCCGGGTCAGCGCCGAAGGCCAGCTGTCCGAGCCGCTACGCGGCGTGCCGGAGGTGTTCGCGGTGGGCCAGGGCGGTTTGCTCGACGTGGTGCTGTCGCCCGATTTCGCCGAAGACCGGCTGGTCTATCTGTCCTACGCCGAGGCGGGTGACGGCGCTGCCGGTACCGCGGTCGGACGCGGCAAGCTGTCGGCCGATGCCACGGCGCTGGAGGATTTCGAGGTGATCTTCCGCCAGCAGCCCAAGCTCTCCAGCGGCACGCACTTCGGCTCGCGCCTGGTGTTCGACCGTGACGGTCACCTGTTCATCGCCCTGGGCGACAACAACGACCGCCCCACCGCTCAGGACCTCGACAAGCTGCAGGGCAAGCTGGTGCGCATCTTCCCGGACGGGCGCATCCCCGAGGACAACCCCTTCGTCAGCCGTGACGGTGCCCGTGACGAGATCTGGTCCTACGGCCATCGCAACCAGCAGGGCGCCGCGCTCAATCCTTGGAGCGGCCGCCTGTGGACCCACGAGCACGGCCCGCGCGGCGGCGACGAAATCAACATTCCCGAGGCGGGCAAGAACTATGGCTGGCCGCTGGCGACCCACGGGGTGAACTACTCGATGCTGGCCATCCCCGAGGCCAAGGGCAAAACGGTGGCAGGCACCGAGCCGCCGCATCATGTCTGGGAAAAGTCCCCGGCGATCAGTGGCATGGCCTTCTACGATGCCGAGCGCTTCCCGGCCTGGCAGAACAATCTGTTCATCGGCGCATTGTCCAGCCAGGCGCTGATTCGTCTGCAGCTCGATGGCGACAGGATCGTGCATGAGGAGCGTCTGCTGCAGCCGCTCAAGGCGCGAGTGCGCGACGTGCGGCAGGGGCCGGACGGTTATCTGTATGTGCTGACGGATGCGCCGAAGGGGCAGTTGCTGCGTCTGGGGCTGGCGAGCGAGTGA
- a CDS encoding substrate-binding periplasmic protein: MASAQVLHVGFGTHKPPYVFEGEPRGLEYELVDGAARNAGFVVTAYYAPMERLHLMLRRGEIDAITTTHERSGVEAFYSDVYIHYHNAAVALARRGYRIERIADLGRHSVSAFQRARVLLGPEFERMAMNNPRYREEALQINRNRLLYSGRIEVVVGDKRIIRYFNREVADQVDVNQPLTWFELFPPTPYRVGFRRQEQRQRFDEGLRRLRESGEYRRIEQRYLAD; this comes from the coding sequence ATGGCGAGCGCGCAGGTGCTGCATGTCGGCTTCGGCACGCACAAGCCACCTTACGTGTTCGAGGGCGAGCCGCGTGGTCTGGAGTACGAGCTGGTGGACGGCGCGGCGCGCAATGCCGGTTTCGTGGTGACCGCCTACTACGCGCCGATGGAACGCCTGCACCTGATGCTGCGGCGCGGCGAGATCGATGCCATCACCACCACCCATGAGCGCAGCGGGGTAGAGGCGTTCTACTCGGACGTCTACATCCACTACCACAACGCGGCGGTGGCCCTGGCCAGGCGCGGCTACCGTATCGAACGCATCGCCGATCTCGGTCGGCATTCCGTGAGCGCCTTCCAGCGCGCCCGGGTTCTGCTCGGGCCGGAGTTCGAACGCATGGCCATGAACAACCCGCGTTATCGCGAAGAGGCGCTGCAGATCAATCGCAACCGCCTGCTGTACAGCGGGCGTATCGAGGTGGTGGTGGGGGACAAGCGGATCATTCGCTACTTCAACCGTGAGGTCGCCGATCAGGTCGACGTCAACCAGCCGCTGACCTGGTTCGAACTGTTCCCGCCTACGCCGTATCGGGTCGGCTTCCGGCGCCAGGAGCAGCGCCAGCGCTTCGACGAGGGCCTGCGCAGGCTCAGGGAGAGCGGTGAGTATCGGCGTATCGAGCAGCGCTACCTGGCGGACTGA
- a CDS encoding zinc-dependent alcohol dehydrogenase family protein, whose amino-acid sequence MLKAEYQQRGPVPQDVIEAVQLLLPEPAAGQVRVKVLAAPINPSDVLTLTGAYGMLPPLPAIGGNEGVGRVEALGEGVGNFKVGQTVLLPVGCGTWVTAMNAPADKLIPLPDADPLQLAMLTVNPPTASLLLSEFVDLKPGDWVIQNAANSGVGSYLIQLAKLRGFKTINVVRRESAVAGVEAEGGDLVLVDGPDLAKRVRAATGGAEVRLGIDAVGGASTDHIAATLANGGVLVNYGMMSGEACQVSPASFVFRDVTLRGFWLAKWFQQASPAQQMKVFGELVQLIASGKLKTRVAATYDLEHIKDAVAAAASGERDGKILLVP is encoded by the coding sequence ATGCTCAAAGCCGAATACCAACAACGCGGCCCGGTGCCGCAGGACGTGATCGAAGCGGTGCAGCTGCTACTGCCCGAGCCTGCCGCCGGGCAGGTGCGGGTGAAGGTGCTGGCCGCGCCAATCAACCCGTCCGACGTGCTGACTCTCACCGGTGCCTACGGCATGCTGCCGCCGCTGCCGGCCATCGGCGGCAACGAGGGCGTCGGCAGGGTCGAGGCGCTGGGTGAAGGCGTCGGCAACTTCAAGGTCGGCCAGACCGTGCTGCTGCCGGTAGGTTGCGGCACCTGGGTCACCGCCATGAACGCCCCGGCAGACAAGCTCATCCCGCTGCCGGATGCCGACCCGCTGCAGCTGGCCATGCTCACCGTCAATCCGCCGACCGCCTCGCTCCTGCTCAGCGAATTCGTCGACCTCAAGCCGGGCGACTGGGTGATCCAGAACGCCGCCAACTCGGGCGTCGGCAGCTACCTGATCCAGCTGGCCAAGCTGCGCGGCTTCAAGACCATCAACGTGGTGCGCCGCGAATCGGCCGTGGCCGGTGTCGAGGCCGAAGGCGGTGACCTGGTGCTGGTCGATGGTCCGGACCTGGCCAAGCGCGTGCGCGCGGCCACCGGCGGCGCAGAGGTGCGTCTGGGCATCGACGCCGTGGGTGGCGCCAGCACCGATCACATTGCCGCGACCCTGGCCAACGGCGGCGTGCTGGTGAACTACGGCATGATGAGCGGCGAGGCCTGCCAGGTTTCTCCGGCCTCCTTCGTCTTCCGCGACGTGACGCTGCGCGGCTTCTGGCTGGCCAAGTGGTTCCAGCAGGCCAGCCCGGCGCAGCAGATGAAGGTGTTCGGCGAGCTGGTACAGCTGATCGCCAGCGGCAAGCTGAAGACCCGCGTCGCGGCCACCTACGACCTTGAGCACATCAAGGATGCCGTGGCGGCCGCCGCCAGCGGCGAGCGCGACGGCAAGATCCTGCTGGTGCCCTGA
- a CDS encoding spinster family MFS transporter has protein sequence MQPNQQASNAWRILFLLFLANLFNFFDRTIPAIIIEPIRLEWSLSDLQLGLIGTAFTIVYALAGVPLGRMADTGARRKIMGWGLAAWSGLTALNGMAWNFWSFLLIRMGVGIGEASYAPAANSLIGDLFPAHKRARAMGIFMLGLPLGLLLAFFTIGAMVQAFDSWRAPFLIAAVPGLILALFLFFIREPARGAAESTRVSSAPVDKPLRKVLAIRTFWWLVLAGLAFNFASYACNSFMVPMLQRYFGLGLQNAAMATGVIVGLTGLVGLTLGGWIADKVHQRWGNGRLLFAAFSMLVACLCTGWALSAGRIDTALFVGVFSLGWLFSYNFYTCVYTAIQDVVEPRLRATAMALFFAGLYLLGGGLGPLAVGWLSDHYAQAAMHAAGASEMSEAFKAVGLHDAMLLIPVALLLTLLALLQAARCFQEDALRMREGLAQAVPA, from the coding sequence GTGCAGCCCAATCAGCAAGCCTCGAATGCCTGGCGCATTCTGTTCCTGCTTTTCCTGGCCAACCTGTTCAATTTCTTCGACCGCACCATCCCCGCCATCATCATCGAGCCGATCCGTCTGGAATGGAGCCTGAGCGACCTGCAGCTGGGCCTGATCGGTACCGCCTTCACCATCGTCTACGCCCTGGCCGGCGTTCCGCTGGGGCGCATGGCCGATACCGGCGCGCGGCGCAAGATCATGGGCTGGGGCCTGGCAGCCTGGAGCGGGCTGACGGCGCTCAACGGCATGGCGTGGAATTTCTGGAGCTTTCTGCTGATTCGCATGGGGGTGGGCATCGGTGAGGCCAGCTACGCACCGGCGGCCAATTCGCTGATCGGCGACCTGTTTCCGGCGCACAAGCGCGCGCGGGCCATGGGCATCTTCATGCTCGGTCTGCCGCTGGGGCTGCTGCTGGCCTTCTTCACCATCGGCGCCATGGTCCAGGCCTTTGACAGCTGGCGCGCGCCCTTTCTGATCGCGGCGGTGCCGGGGCTGATCCTGGCGCTGTTCCTGTTCTTCATCCGCGAGCCGGCGCGCGGCGCGGCGGAGAGCACGCGGGTAAGCAGCGCGCCGGTGGACAAGCCGCTGCGCAAGGTGCTGGCGATCCGCACCTTCTGGTGGCTGGTACTGGCGGGGCTGGCGTTCAACTTCGCCTCCTATGCCTGCAATTCGTTCATGGTGCCGATGCTGCAGCGCTACTTCGGCCTGGGCCTGCAGAACGCGGCGATGGCCACCGGCGTGATCGTCGGACTCACCGGCCTGGTGGGTCTGACCCTGGGCGGCTGGATCGCCGACAAGGTGCACCAGCGCTGGGGCAATGGCCGGCTGCTGTTCGCCGCATTCAGCATGCTGGTGGCCTGTCTGTGCACCGGCTGGGCGCTGAGCGCCGGGCGCATCGACACGGCACTGTTCGTCGGCGTGTTCAGCCTGGGCTGGCTGTTCTCCTACAACTTCTACACCTGCGTCTACACGGCGATTCAGGACGTGGTCGAGCCGCGTCTGCGCGCCACCGCCATGGCCTTGTTCTTCGCCGGTCTGTATCTGCTCGGCGGCGGCCTTGGTCCGCTGGCGGTGGGCTGGCTGTCGGATCACTACGCGCAGGCGGCGATGCATGCGGCCGGCGCCAGCGAGATGAGCGAAGCGTTCAAGGCCGTTGGCCTGCACGACGCCATGCTGCTGATTCCGGTGGCCCTGCTGCTCACGCTGCTGGCCCTGCTGCAGGCGGCGCGCTGCTTTCAGGAGGATGCGCTGCGTATGCGCGAAGGATTGGCGCAGGCCGTGCCGGCATAA
- a CDS encoding putative bifunctional diguanylate cyclase/phosphodiesterase, whose translation MQGFPIRFLAELPEQGQLLLDCSHDPWLVLLSYAIATGGSLCTLIITQHLQQVQRRSMRLAWGLVGGLCLAGGIWSMHFIGMLAFQAPVAIAYDLATTLLSLLVALAAALLALYCMAMPNPGLSRQLLAAVIIGLGISAMHYSGMAAIRSPAEAYYQGDLFALSVGIAISASFAALLLNRYVQHGAPRHQHWLRLCAALVMGAAIASMHYTGMASLNLVVPEGTPLQLRSADNAGQLVLIVASITLLILGLSLAAAWAGRKLDDKERDLQRVNNLLMQLDQAKASLEQVAHFDPLTELLNRRGFNRVFAATLEEHAITGRSLAVMFLDVDHFKRVNDTLGHDAGDELLRVVAQRIRGSLRERDIIARFGGDEFCVVASLDSNAAPRVLAQRILEQMKEPISLTGRRIVMTTSVGISLFPQDGNSAEELLKHADLALYQSKGSGRNVVHFFNPHLKQKASFELQLEEDLRQALQQDNCLMLFYQPIIDLRSGALSKLEALVRWHHPLHGLLTPERFIAIAEANGFIDQLDDWVLRRACHDLNSLEHMGYPGLKIAVNCSALNLANDQLPGRIEQHLQATRCPAQCLELEVTESALLSNINRAIGLLERIRALGVCLSIDDFGTGYSSLAYLRRLPLDTLKIDRSFIQDLANSNQDREIVHAIIAMAHALHLKVVAEGVETGEQLAFLQDRGCDQVQGYLFSKPLPLEEIVSRFPPHIRPLERVGMRL comes from the coding sequence ATGCAAGGGTTCCCGATCCGTTTTCTCGCAGAACTGCCCGAACAGGGACAGCTACTGCTCGACTGCAGCCATGATCCCTGGCTGGTGCTGCTGTCCTACGCCATTGCCACCGGTGGCAGCCTCTGCACCCTGATCATCACCCAGCATCTGCAACAGGTGCAGCGACGCAGCATGCGCCTGGCCTGGGGCCTGGTCGGCGGCCTGTGTCTGGCTGGCGGCATCTGGTCCATGCACTTCATCGGCATGCTGGCCTTCCAGGCGCCGGTCGCCATCGCCTACGACCTGGCCACCACCCTGCTGTCGCTGCTGGTGGCGCTGGCCGCCGCCCTGCTCGCCCTGTACTGCATGGCCATGCCGAACCCCGGCCTGAGCCGGCAGCTCCTGGCCGCGGTGATCATCGGCCTGGGCATCAGCGCCATGCACTACAGCGGCATGGCGGCGATCCGCTCGCCGGCCGAGGCTTACTACCAGGGCGACCTGTTCGCACTGTCCGTCGGCATCGCCATCAGTGCCAGTTTCGCCGCCTTGCTGCTCAACCGTTACGTGCAGCATGGCGCTCCCCGCCACCAGCACTGGCTCAGGCTCTGTGCAGCGCTGGTGATGGGCGCGGCGATTGCCTCCATGCACTACACCGGCATGGCTTCGCTCAATCTGGTGGTGCCGGAGGGCACGCCGTTGCAACTGCGCAGTGCCGACAATGCCGGACAGCTGGTGCTGATCGTCGCCTCGATCACCCTGCTGATTCTTGGCCTGAGCCTGGCCGCGGCCTGGGCCGGCCGCAAGCTGGACGACAAGGAACGCGACCTGCAGCGGGTCAACAACCTGCTGATGCAACTCGACCAGGCCAAGGCCTCACTGGAGCAGGTAGCGCATTTCGACCCCCTGACCGAGCTGCTCAACCGCCGCGGCTTCAACCGGGTGTTCGCCGCTACCCTGGAAGAGCACGCCATCACCGGGCGCAGCCTGGCGGTGATGTTTCTCGACGTCGACCACTTCAAACGCGTCAACGACACCCTGGGCCACGATGCCGGCGACGAACTGCTGCGCGTGGTGGCGCAGCGCATCCGCGGCTCCCTGCGCGAACGCGACATCATCGCCCGCTTCGGCGGCGACGAGTTCTGCGTGGTCGCCAGCCTGGACAGCAATGCAGCACCACGGGTGCTGGCCCAGCGCATCCTGGAGCAGATGAAGGAGCCGATCAGCCTGACCGGCCGCAGGATCGTGATGACCACCAGCGTCGGCATCAGCCTGTTCCCGCAGGACGGCAACAGCGCGGAGGAACTGCTCAAGCACGCCGACCTGGCGCTGTACCAATCCAAGGGCAGCGGGCGCAACGTGGTGCACTTCTTCAACCCGCATCTCAAGCAGAAGGCTTCGTTCGAACTGCAGCTGGAAGAGGACCTGCGCCAGGCCCTGCAGCAGGACAACTGCCTGATGCTGTTCTATCAGCCGATCATCGACCTGCGCAGCGGCGCGCTGAGCAAGCTCGAAGCCCTGGTGCGCTGGCATCATCCCCTGCACGGCCTGCTCACCCCCGAACGCTTCATCGCCATTGCCGAAGCCAACGGCTTCATCGATCAACTCGACGACTGGGTACTGCGCCGCGCCTGCCACGACCTCAACAGCCTCGAGCACATGGGCTATCCGGGGCTGAAGATCGCGGTCAACTGCTCGGCGCTGAACCTGGCCAACGACCAGTTGCCGGGTCGCATCGAACAGCACCTGCAGGCCACCCGCTGCCCCGCCCAGTGCCTGGAGCTGGAAGTCACCGAAAGCGCGCTGTTGAGCAACATCAACCGCGCCATCGGTCTGCTCGAGCGCATACGGGCCCTGGGCGTATGCCTGTCCATCGACGACTTCGGCACCGGCTACTCCTCGCTCGCCTACCTGCGCCGGCTGCCGCTGGATACCCTGAAGATCGACCGTTCCTTCATCCAGGATCTGGCCAATTCGAACCAGGACCGCGAGATCGTCCACGCCATCATCGCCATGGCCCACGCCCTGCACCTGAAGGTAGTGGCCGAGGGCGTGGAAACCGGCGAACAACTGGCGTTCCTGCAGGATCGAGGTTGCGACCAGGTGCAGGGCTACCTGTTCAGCAAGCCGCTGCCGCTGGAAGAAATCGTCAGCCGCTTCCCGCCGCATATCCGACCGCTGGAACGGGTGGGCATGAGGCTCTAG
- a CDS encoding hydroxypyruvate isomerase family protein, with the protein MKIAANLSMLFTELPLRERVLAAMRAGFDAVEIQFPYELPAIALKETLELSGLPLVLINVPAGDLMSGGPGLASVPARQAEFDAALQEALTYAAMVRPACINVLPGRLAEGVSREQALACLVANLRRSAEAFATLGIRVLVEAINPIDMPGFVINTPEHLDELLRAVDHPNLAAQYDLYHMARQGLDVAAGMRLLAGRIGHVQFADVPGRGAPGSGELDFAPLLETLRESGYDGWLGAEYRPGDAGTQASLGWLAQWQQRS; encoded by the coding sequence ATGAAGATCGCCGCCAACCTGTCCATGCTGTTCACCGAACTGCCGCTGCGCGAGCGTGTGCTGGCGGCGATGCGTGCGGGGTTCGATGCTGTGGAGATCCAGTTTCCCTACGAGCTGCCGGCCATCGCCCTGAAGGAAACACTGGAGCTCAGCGGTTTGCCGCTGGTGCTGATCAACGTGCCGGCGGGCGACCTGATGAGCGGCGGGCCCGGCCTGGCCAGTGTGCCGGCGCGTCAGGCCGAGTTCGACGCTGCCCTGCAGGAGGCATTGACCTACGCCGCCATGGTGCGCCCGGCCTGCATCAACGTGCTGCCAGGGCGCCTGGCCGAAGGCGTGAGCCGCGAGCAGGCGCTGGCGTGTCTGGTCGCCAACCTGCGCAGGAGCGCCGAGGCCTTCGCCACACTGGGCATTCGCGTGCTGGTCGAGGCGATCAACCCCATCGACATGCCGGGCTTTGTGATCAACACGCCGGAGCATCTCGATGAGCTGCTGCGTGCGGTCGATCACCCGAATCTGGCCGCACAGTACGACCTCTACCATATGGCGCGTCAGGGGCTGGACGTGGCCGCCGGCATGCGCCTGCTGGCGGGGCGCATCGGTCATGTGCAGTTCGCCGATGTGCCGGGGCGCGGCGCCCCGGGCAGCGGTGAGCTGGATTTCGCGCCGTTGCTCGAGACCCTGCGCGAGAGCGGCTACGACGGCTGGCTGGGGGCCGAATACAGGCCCGGCGATGCAGGCACCCAGGCGAGCCTGGGCTGGTTGGCGCAGTGGCAGCAACGCTCGTAG